The following proteins come from a genomic window of Streptomyces sp. GS7:
- a CDS encoding WXG100 family type VII secretion target has translation MAGQFTMTGEEMHAFSGKIESVNHAIQGELQRLNQVVDTITSGWKGQAASSYHQLQSQVNEDGNRINQLLAEIKEAIDETNKNYVASEEDQAQSMSHVTAQAGGGSPFG, from the coding sequence ATGGCTGGTCAGTTCACAATGACCGGGGAGGAGATGCATGCCTTCTCCGGAAAGATCGAATCGGTCAATCACGCAATTCAGGGTGAGCTTCAGCGCCTGAACCAGGTCGTTGACACCATCACCTCGGGCTGGAAGGGCCAGGCGGCCTCTTCGTACCACCAGCTCCAGTCGCAGGTGAACGAGGACGGCAACCGGATCAACCAGTTGCTGGCCGAGATCAAGGAAGCCATCGACGAGACCAACAAGAACTACGTCGCTTCCGAAGAGGACCAGGCGCAGTCGATGTCGCACGTTACCGCGCAGGCCGGTGGCGGCTCCCCGTTCGGATGA
- a CDS encoding WXG100 family type VII secretion target gives MGGQILVNFATIQQASQDVRQTAGNIRQQLDDLESGVKKVAASWEGAAQEGYQARQREWDQRAAHLQQTLEAIAKALDTAAQNYQSTEHKNAGIWGA, from the coding sequence ATGGGTGGCCAGATCCTCGTTAATTTTGCGACGATCCAGCAGGCAAGCCAGGACGTACGTCAGACGGCGGGCAACATCCGCCAGCAGCTCGACGACCTTGAGTCCGGCGTCAAGAAGGTCGCCGCGAGCTGGGAAGGTGCGGCGCAGGAGGGCTACCAGGCCCGCCAGCGCGAGTGGGACCAGCGCGCCGCCCACCTCCAGCAGACGCTGGAGGCCATCGCCAAGGCGCTGGACACCGCGGCTCAGAACTACCAGAGCACCGAGCACAAGAACGCTGGTATCTGGGGGGCCTGA
- a CDS encoding DUF397 domain-containing protein: protein MTVDSAKQDPYQLVWVKSSYSSEEGGECVEVAPCATRVHIRDSKDTTRSALTASLAAWATFVGFAIAQAA from the coding sequence ATGACCGTTGATTCCGCGAAGCAGGACCCGTACCAGCTGGTGTGGGTGAAGAGCAGCTACAGCAGCGAGGAAGGCGGTGAATGCGTCGAGGTCGCGCCCTGCGCCACCCGTGTGCACATCCGCGACTCTAAGGACACCACTCGGTCCGCCCTGACAGCGTCCCTCGCCGCCTGGGCCACCTTCGTCGGCTTCGCCATAGCCCAGGCAGCCTGA
- the eccE gene encoding type VII secretion protein EccE, with the protein MSPRLRQQAGTIGGIRVQQLAIIELAAALVLVGWTIHPAALTAAIVVAALLVVFAIGRRRKIPLPEWITTVRAMKRRGKNSGEALAATQGVDPAIAPVVECDPALRTYEYTTEADQRAIGFVGDGTFLTAIVQVDSRDEPLRPHRGSHMLPLELLHTALDIEDIHLESTQFVQYTQPAPAPHLPEQAVAARSYAPLQAQSQTPAVQLTWIALKLDPELCAEAIEARGGGMEGAQRSLLRAADQLVSRLTAHGVRARVLDEREVVAAIGTAVCVSPRAANGAMGRDGRAARRTQETTRAMRCDDRWHTTYWIGRWPQLGQGGAPLAAVTQLLTSTRAMASTFSLTATHGGGRMPAITGYIRLSTRSDNELSAAQNELERRSGSAKVGLVRLDREQLPGLLATLPLGGTR; encoded by the coding sequence GTGTCGCCGCGGCTCCGCCAGCAGGCCGGCACCATCGGCGGCATCCGCGTCCAGCAGCTGGCCATCATCGAACTCGCCGCGGCGCTGGTGCTGGTGGGCTGGACGATCCACCCGGCCGCGCTGACCGCGGCCATCGTGGTGGCGGCCCTTCTGGTCGTGTTCGCGATCGGCCGGCGGCGGAAGATCCCGCTGCCGGAGTGGATCACCACCGTGCGCGCGATGAAGCGCCGAGGCAAGAACAGCGGCGAGGCGCTCGCGGCCACCCAGGGCGTCGACCCTGCCATCGCCCCGGTCGTGGAGTGCGATCCCGCGCTGCGCACCTACGAGTACACGACCGAGGCCGACCAGCGCGCCATCGGCTTCGTCGGCGACGGCACCTTCCTCACCGCCATCGTCCAGGTGGACTCCCGCGACGAACCGCTCCGGCCGCACCGCGGCAGCCACATGCTGCCGCTGGAACTGCTGCACACCGCGCTCGACATCGAGGACATCCACCTGGAGTCGACGCAGTTCGTCCAGTACACCCAGCCCGCACCGGCGCCGCACCTGCCCGAACAGGCCGTCGCGGCCCGCTCGTACGCGCCGCTGCAGGCGCAGTCCCAGACGCCCGCGGTGCAGCTGACGTGGATCGCGCTGAAGCTCGACCCGGAGCTGTGCGCGGAGGCGATCGAGGCGCGCGGCGGCGGGATGGAGGGCGCCCAGCGGTCGCTGCTGCGCGCCGCCGACCAGCTGGTCAGCCGGCTCACCGCGCACGGCGTGCGCGCCAGGGTGCTCGACGAGCGCGAGGTGGTGGCCGCGATCGGCACCGCGGTGTGCGTGAGCCCGCGGGCCGCCAACGGCGCGATGGGGCGGGACGGGCGGGCGGCCCGGCGCACCCAGGAGACCACCCGCGCGATGCGCTGCGACGACCGCTGGCACACCACCTACTGGATCGGCCGGTGGCCCCAACTGGGCCAGGGCGGCGCCCCGTTGGCGGCCGTCACCCAGCTGCTGACCAGCACCCGGGCGATGGCGAGCACCTTCTCGCTGACCGCCACGCACGGCGGCGGCCGGATGCCGGCGATCACCGGCTACATCCGCCTGTCGACCCGCAGCGACAACGAACTCTCCGCCGCGCAGAACGAGTTGGAGCGCCGTTCCGGTTCCGCGAAGGTCGGACTCGTACGGCTCGACCGCGAGCAGCTGCCCGGCCTGCTGGCCACGCTTCCCCTCGGAGGTACCCGCTGA
- the mycP gene encoding type VII secretion-associated serine protease mycosin produces MGSRAIGQRTGHRRQTTGALVTAACIVGLSSAAAAPAVADENTPLQSGECKFGTDDIKETPWSLQRLLTNQMWASGKGEGIRVGVIDTGIDAGNKQLQDAIEGPGRTYVKDGKATQDKVGHGSKVAGIIAARQQPTSGFYGLAPKAKVIPYQQTSDEQAGTADTLATAINAAVADNVNIINISQGTAASEKLLPSLEAAVKNARDKGVLIVASAGNSGASGAEKNIYPAAFSEKYDNVLAVAASDRNNERASFSQPGPFVGIAAPGVDMVSTVPMGGNCVDQGTSFAAPYATGAAALLVAKHLGDKDKWSPAQIISHLEQTADRVRKGRDDNIGWGVVNPVAALNDNTRPTGPPTPDKSNNAAGASNILPAAVSFGETDQERRTRIGIYIVGGGLLAVGAVVGCAVALRDWRRKTGFTTHGESIHG; encoded by the coding sequence GTGGGATCTCGCGCCATTGGTCAACGAACCGGGCACCGCCGCCAAACGACGGGCGCACTGGTCACGGCGGCCTGCATCGTCGGCCTGTCAAGTGCCGCCGCCGCGCCGGCGGTCGCGGACGAGAACACCCCGCTGCAGAGCGGTGAGTGCAAGTTCGGCACCGACGACATCAAAGAGACCCCCTGGTCCCTCCAGCGCCTGCTGACCAACCAGATGTGGGCCAGCGGCAAGGGAGAGGGCATCCGCGTCGGCGTCATCGACACCGGCATCGACGCGGGCAACAAGCAGCTCCAGGACGCCATCGAGGGCCCCGGCAGGACCTACGTCAAGGATGGCAAGGCGACCCAGGACAAGGTCGGCCACGGCTCCAAGGTCGCCGGCATCATCGCCGCCCGCCAGCAGCCCACTTCGGGTTTCTACGGCCTCGCGCCGAAGGCCAAGGTCATCCCGTACCAGCAGACCAGCGACGAGCAGGCCGGCACCGCCGACACCCTGGCCACGGCCATCAACGCCGCGGTGGCCGACAACGTCAACATCATCAACATCTCGCAGGGCACCGCGGCGAGCGAGAAGCTGCTGCCCTCGCTGGAGGCCGCGGTCAAGAACGCCAGGGACAAGGGCGTCCTGATCGTCGCCTCGGCCGGCAACAGCGGTGCCAGCGGCGCGGAGAAGAACATCTACCCCGCCGCCTTCAGCGAGAAGTACGACAACGTCCTGGCCGTCGCCGCCTCCGACCGGAACAACGAGCGCGCGTCCTTCTCCCAGCCCGGCCCCTTCGTCGGCATCGCCGCCCCCGGCGTCGACATGGTCTCCACCGTCCCCATGGGCGGCAACTGCGTGGACCAGGGCACCAGCTTCGCCGCGCCCTACGCCACCGGTGCCGCCGCCCTCCTTGTCGCCAAGCACCTGGGCGACAAGGACAAGTGGAGCCCGGCGCAGATCATCTCGCACCTGGAACAGACCGCCGACCGCGTCCGCAAGGGCCGCGACGACAACATCGGCTGGGGCGTCGTGAACCCGGTGGCCGCGCTCAACGACAACACCCGGCCCACCGGCCCGCCCACGCCGGACAAGTCGAACAACGCCGCCGGCGCCTCCAACATCCTGCCGGCCGCCGTTTCCTTCGGCGAAACCGACCAGGAACGACGCACCCGCATCGGCATCTACATCGTCGGCGGCGGACTCCTGGCGGTGGGTGCGGTAGTAGGCTGCGCTGTCGCCCTCCGGGACTGGCGGCGGAAGACAGGTTTCACCACACACGGGGAGTCCATCCATGGCTGA
- a CDS encoding ATP-binding protein, whose protein sequence is MNSTVRSSGAFSEIGETPAGIGEFAMRYTSTPRGARLARRLTSHRLDEWGHPYDGEINVSVTAIAGELAANAVRHGHVPGRDFALRLTVSAAAGETGALRFRVEVSDTRSERLPTVTSGGGAGAGADGCGGLAERGRGLLIVGCLAAGWGVVPQPGGPGKTVWAEYVAAAVPVR, encoded by the coding sequence ATGAACAGCACAGTCCGCTCTTCCGGGGCATTTTCCGAAATCGGCGAAACCCCCGCCGGAATCGGCGAGTTCGCGATGCGTTACACCTCCACACCGCGCGGCGCCCGACTGGCCCGCCGGCTGACGTCGCACCGTCTCGACGAGTGGGGGCATCCCTACGACGGCGAAATCAATGTGTCGGTCACCGCCATCGCCGGGGAACTCGCCGCCAACGCCGTACGGCACGGCCATGTCCCCGGGCGGGACTTCGCGCTCCGCCTGACGGTTTCCGCGGCGGCGGGCGAAACCGGAGCCCTCCGCTTCCGTGTCGAGGTGTCCGATACGCGGAGCGAGAGACTGCCCACGGTCACCTCGGGCGGTGGAGCCGGTGCGGGGGCGGACGGGTGCGGTGGGCTCGCGGAGAGAGGACGCGGGCTGCTGATCGTGGGGTGTCTCGCAGCCGGGTGGGGCGTTGTGCCGCAGCCGGGTGGCCCGGGGAAGACCGTGTGGGCGGAGTACGTCGCGGCGGCCGTGCCGGTGCGCTGA
- a CDS encoding S8 family serine peptidase: MSFTRTLRAVGGAVVAGALLFGTAPFASADQIRDGQWPLKAFKADEIWKVSTGKGVTVAVIDNGVQSLHPDLKGNVLPGKSFDDGGSGETPPGGDTHGTQMASEIAGHGHGPDGSAGVKGLAPDAKILPLRDSGKRADGLSSSIRYAVDHGASIINISMTGGASDGETEAISYALKHDVLIFAGAGNKGEGGPDAIQYPARYPGVVAVGGVQNTGEIWSGSNYGPQVMLTAPAVDVVAAGDSGTSMYQKDTGTSDSTAYASATAALLRAKFPHLSAGQILNRMVKSAGLPDSVKGTSLPDQKYGYGYIQPLAALTRDIPAGSKNGPLKMPTDQASSSGGNQASSAATNGSDSASQTEKKPGMSPLFIAIVVGFAVAVVAVIVVIVMLVRRKSRRNGPPPGGPGGFGGPGAPGGFAPYPQAPPTQPPGR; encoded by the coding sequence ATGAGCTTCACGCGGACGCTGCGTGCGGTCGGCGGCGCGGTTGTGGCGGGAGCGTTGCTCTTCGGCACCGCGCCGTTTGCATCGGCAGACCAGATCAGAGACGGACAATGGCCCCTGAAGGCATTCAAGGCCGATGAGATCTGGAAGGTATCTACGGGGAAGGGAGTGACTGTCGCAGTCATCGACAACGGGGTTCAGTCCCTGCACCCGGACCTGAAGGGCAACGTCCTCCCAGGCAAGAGCTTTGATGACGGAGGCTCTGGGGAGACGCCGCCGGGCGGTGACACTCACGGAACGCAGATGGCTTCGGAGATTGCTGGCCATGGGCACGGACCGGACGGTTCAGCAGGCGTAAAGGGTCTGGCTCCGGACGCCAAGATCTTGCCACTGCGTGATAGTGGCAAGAGGGCAGATGGCCTTTCCTCATCCATCCGCTATGCAGTCGATCATGGTGCCTCGATTATCAACATCTCGATGACTGGCGGAGCCAGTGATGGAGAGACTGAAGCCATCTCCTATGCCTTGAAGCACGATGTGCTGATTTTTGCGGGAGCTGGCAATAAGGGTGAGGGTGGTCCCGATGCCATCCAATACCCTGCTCGCTACCCCGGGGTCGTGGCCGTCGGCGGAGTTCAAAATACCGGTGAAATTTGGTCCGGATCCAACTACGGCCCGCAGGTGATGTTGACAGCACCTGCTGTTGACGTCGTAGCTGCTGGTGACAGTGGTACTTCCATGTATCAAAAGGACACTGGAACATCGGACTCCACCGCCTACGCGTCTGCTACTGCGGCGCTTCTTCGAGCGAAGTTCCCCCACCTGTCCGCTGGCCAGATTCTCAACCGCATGGTCAAGTCCGCTGGTCTGCCCGACTCGGTCAAGGGGACCTCTCTTCCTGACCAGAAGTACGGCTACGGCTACATCCAGCCGCTCGCGGCGCTGACGCGTGACATCCCCGCAGGCTCGAAGAACGGGCCGTTGAAGATGCCCACGGACCAGGCGTCGTCGTCCGGAGGGAATCAGGCATCCTCCGCGGCAACCAACGGAAGCGACAGTGCATCGCAGACCGAAAAGAAGCCGGGCATGAGCCCGCTCTTCATTGCGATCGTCGTTGGATTTGCAGTTGCCGTCGTCGCTGTCATCGTCGTCATTGTGATGCTGGTGCGACGGAAGAGCCGGCGTAATGGCCCGCCGCCTGGTGGTCCCGGTGGCTTCGGCGGCCCGGGGGCTCCGGGGGGCTTTGCACCCTACCCGCAGGCGCCGCCCACGCAGCCGCCTGGTCGGTGA
- a CDS encoding WXG100-like domain-containing protein produces MSLTLPSEVTWVLDLLGYHWPDADEDKLHECAQVWRTFAESVNQANGQGTSAANAVASANSGEAVEGFRKEWGAYDGSGGSGDHYFRDAAAAAEVIAVAFDAAAIAVLAGKIAVIVQLVMLAAEIIAAQAAAPFTFGTSELAAAGATQATRLIVREILEKIKREVMHAATKAMEHATMDAVKKMAKKAVSKESRKLVADYAKKTVKDTIKETVKEKVVDAAKEKAKDAGMEMAQNVAQQGIEAHFGERDGIDLGETADIGKKKAEEYVDGVKQGAEDLTKPKTYITHAADDLTTRGLDETQKHVDAHTGNAATNHQGATDTVKGKVKDTVKGSVEDVFG; encoded by the coding sequence GTGTCATTAACCCTGCCAAGCGAAGTCACCTGGGTCCTGGACCTCCTCGGTTACCACTGGCCGGACGCCGACGAGGACAAACTCCACGAGTGCGCCCAGGTCTGGCGCACCTTCGCCGAATCGGTGAACCAGGCGAACGGGCAAGGCACTTCGGCGGCCAATGCGGTCGCCTCCGCCAACTCCGGTGAAGCGGTCGAGGGCTTCCGGAAGGAATGGGGCGCGTACGACGGCAGCGGCGGCAGCGGGGACCACTACTTCCGCGACGCCGCCGCGGCGGCCGAGGTCATCGCGGTGGCCTTCGACGCGGCGGCCATCGCCGTACTCGCCGGGAAGATCGCGGTCATCGTCCAACTCGTGATGCTGGCCGCCGAGATCATCGCGGCCCAGGCCGCCGCGCCCTTCACCTTCGGCACCTCCGAACTCGCCGCGGCCGGCGCCACCCAGGCGACCCGCCTGATCGTTCGCGAGATCCTGGAGAAGATCAAGCGCGAGGTCATGCACGCGGCGACCAAGGCCATGGAGCACGCCACCATGGACGCCGTCAAGAAGATGGCGAAGAAGGCCGTCTCCAAGGAATCCCGCAAACTCGTCGCGGACTACGCCAAGAAGACGGTCAAGGACACGATCAAGGAAACCGTCAAGGAAAAGGTCGTCGACGCCGCCAAGGAAAAGGCCAAGGACGCCGGAATGGAGATGGCGCAGAACGTCGCCCAGCAGGGCATCGAAGCCCACTTCGGCGAACGCGACGGCATCGACCTCGGCGAGACCGCCGACATCGGCAAGAAGAAAGCCGAAGAATACGTCGACGGAGTCAAGCAGGGCGCCGAAGACCTCACCAAGCCAAAGACGTACATCACCCACGCCGCCGACGACCTCACCACGCGCGGCCTGGACGAGACCCAGAAACACGTCGACGCGCACACGGGCAACGCCGCGACCAACCACCAGGGCGCCACGGACACCGTCAAGGGCAAGGTCAAGGACACGGTGAAGGGCAGCGTCGAGGACGTCTTCGGCTGA
- a CDS encoding type VII secretion protein EccB codes for MASRRDELNAYSFARKRTNAAFLKPLPNGSIESAPKPLKAVVPSVVMGALVCVGFGAYGIFKPVAPQGWDTVGVNVLVGDKSTTRYVVLQTKDANGKTEKLLHPVLNLASARLLLDPTKFQVVKVKESELDGKMTHGAAVGIPYAPDRLPDASGVDKPKTWAVCDRPGSGENSKSQQAVFVLDGKDKQVIDDTRKGKLDFHQALYVEDPDGVKWLVDHNGFAFQMIADGGLAADQKAGVKHTDTEADRSLRRIIFGSQAEPQQVTAEFMNTLVKSPYPISMPKVPNAGQTTTDSSVPAEARKVGSILQTSDGVKYVVVQDGVEQVSNFISNLLEQGTNAAAVNGGSSAALKPVQVATGSVHPKPDATNHPATFMGTIMGITNPWPTETVTAANDFAHGSQTGGLTSPTKDGVSCSVYKGTATKYPGAEQLGFANGVPDMTTWVGKDYPAKIAAGSTSYVTPGSGLLYQQVDTNSQKSGSLFLVTDTGLRYSVPVNNDSATSSGSDKQEIGQAQLRLGYKDAHPPLLLSAWSKLLSAGPSLDVHTASQPQAS; via the coding sequence ATGGCATCACGTCGGGACGAGCTGAATGCGTATTCGTTCGCACGGAAGCGCACGAATGCGGCATTTCTGAAGCCGCTGCCGAACGGCTCGATCGAAAGCGCGCCCAAGCCGCTGAAAGCGGTGGTGCCCAGCGTGGTGATGGGGGCCCTGGTGTGCGTGGGGTTCGGGGCCTACGGCATTTTCAAGCCGGTCGCCCCGCAGGGGTGGGACACCGTGGGGGTGAATGTCCTGGTCGGGGATAAATCCACCACCCGTTATGTCGTTCTGCAGACCAAGGACGCCAACGGCAAAACGGAGAAGCTCCTCCACCCTGTCCTGAACCTGGCGTCGGCCCGGCTCCTTCTCGACCCGACGAAGTTCCAGGTCGTCAAGGTCAAGGAATCCGAGCTGGACGGAAAGATGACGCACGGCGCGGCGGTCGGCATCCCGTACGCGCCGGACCGGCTGCCCGACGCGTCCGGGGTCGACAAGCCGAAGACCTGGGCGGTGTGCGACCGCCCCGGCAGCGGCGAGAACAGCAAGAGCCAGCAGGCCGTCTTCGTCCTCGACGGCAAGGACAAGCAGGTCATCGACGACACCCGCAAGGGCAAGCTCGACTTCCACCAGGCGCTCTACGTCGAGGACCCCGACGGCGTGAAGTGGCTGGTCGACCACAACGGCTTCGCGTTCCAGATGATCGCGGACGGCGGCCTGGCGGCGGACCAGAAGGCCGGCGTCAAGCACACCGACACCGAGGCCGACCGGTCGCTGCGCCGCATCATCTTCGGCTCGCAGGCCGAGCCGCAGCAGGTGACCGCGGAGTTCATGAACACCCTGGTCAAGAGCCCGTACCCGATCAGCATGCCCAAGGTCCCCAACGCAGGCCAGACGACCACCGACTCCAGCGTCCCGGCGGAGGCCCGGAAGGTCGGCTCGATCCTCCAGACCAGCGACGGCGTGAAGTACGTCGTGGTGCAGGACGGCGTGGAGCAGGTCTCGAACTTCATCTCCAACCTGCTGGAGCAGGGGACGAACGCGGCCGCCGTGAACGGCGGCAGCAGCGCCGCGCTGAAGCCCGTCCAGGTCGCGACCGGCAGCGTCCACCCGAAGCCGGACGCGACCAACCACCCGGCCACCTTCATGGGCACGATCATGGGCATCACCAACCCCTGGCCCACCGAGACCGTCACCGCCGCGAACGACTTCGCGCACGGCTCGCAGACCGGCGGGCTGACCAGCCCCACCAAGGACGGCGTCTCCTGCAGCGTCTACAAGGGCACCGCCACCAAGTACCCGGGTGCCGAGCAGCTCGGCTTCGCCAACGGCGTGCCGGACATGACCACTTGGGTCGGCAAGGACTATCCGGCCAAGATCGCCGCCGGCTCCACCTCGTACGTCACCCCGGGCAGCGGCCTGCTCTACCAGCAGGTGGACACCAACTCCCAGAAGTCCGGCAGCCTCTTCCTGGTCACCGACACCGGCCTGCGCTACTCGGTCCCGGTGAACAACGATTCCGCCACCAGCTCCGGCAGTGACAAGCAGGAGATCGGCCAGGCGCAGCTGCGCCTCGGCTACAAGGACGCGCACCCGCCGCTGCTCCTGTCGGCGTGGTCCAAGCTGCTCTCCGCGGGCCCCTCGTTGGACGTCCACACCGCCAGCCAGCCGCAGGCTTCCTGA
- a CDS encoding helix-turn-helix domain-containing protein: MATMADLDDDGQQAEYEPGSGILVVFGRQLKRLREWARMERPEFGAKTGYSPATIASFEQGRRIPPPAFIDKADEVLGAHGVLKEMKEEVARAQYPAFFRDAARLEAKAVELHVYATQAVPGLMQTEEYARAVFGMMKPPLDEDVIEQRVAARLARQEIFVRRPAPLLSFVIDESVLLRPIGGRTVLQGQLEQILLIGQKKAVEIQVMPLGQVENAGLAGPFTLLGTKEGHRIAYVEVQNMSRLHTSRDGVRALEHKYGTLRAQALAPKESLAYVEKVLGKS, encoded by the coding sequence ATGGCGACCATGGCCGACTTGGACGACGACGGTCAGCAGGCGGAGTACGAGCCCGGATCGGGGATCTTGGTGGTGTTCGGCCGCCAGCTCAAGCGCTTACGGGAATGGGCGAGGATGGAACGCCCCGAATTCGGCGCGAAGACGGGCTACTCCCCCGCGACCATCGCCTCGTTCGAACAGGGACGGCGCATCCCGCCACCCGCGTTCATCGACAAGGCGGACGAGGTGCTGGGGGCGCACGGCGTCCTCAAGGAGATGAAGGAGGAGGTGGCGCGGGCCCAGTATCCGGCGTTCTTCCGGGACGCGGCGCGGTTGGAGGCCAAGGCGGTCGAGTTGCATGTCTACGCGACCCAGGCGGTGCCGGGGCTGATGCAGACGGAGGAGTATGCGCGGGCGGTGTTCGGGATGATGAAGCCGCCGCTGGATGAGGACGTCATCGAGCAACGCGTAGCAGCACGCCTTGCACGGCAGGAAATCTTCGTACGTCGGCCGGCGCCGTTGTTGAGCTTTGTGATCGACGAGTCGGTGCTGCTGCGGCCCATCGGCGGACGCACCGTGCTGCAAGGGCAGTTGGAGCAGATTCTTCTCATCGGCCAGAAGAAGGCCGTCGAGATCCAAGTCATGCCACTCGGGCAAGTGGAGAACGCAGGGCTGGCGGGCCCCTTCACCTTGCTTGGGACCAAGGAAGGGCACAGGATCGCGTACGTGGAGGTTCAGAACATGAGCCGCCTTCACACAAGCCGGGATGGTGTCCGGGCACTTGAGCACAAGTACGGGACCCTTCGTGCCCAGGCCCTTGCCCCCAAGGAGTCACTGGCCTACGTCGAGAAGGTGTTGGGGAAGTCATGA